A DNA window from Bradyrhizobium barranii subsp. barranii contains the following coding sequences:
- a CDS encoding ABC transporter substrate-binding protein translates to MRKTLSLLALVAGLFAAPAAQADITIGFVTSLSGNGSSIGIPYGRGINAAYEYRKTINGETIRLIQLDDGSDPSAATRNARKLVEEEKVDLLIGTATAPSTIAMAAVASELKVPMIAVSPIGKLPDTPEQWVVSVPQPASLLVKIVADRMKRDGMKNIGYVGFSDAWGDLVYNGAKAAEAAGDIKIQTNERYARTDTSVTAQILKVMAARPDAVLDGGSGTQGALPLITLAERGFKGNTYGTVALVNPDFVNVGGKAADGIQVSAGPVIVAEQLPDEHFAKKIALDFRSVYQKTHNIPTTDGFSAYSFDAWLIFANAAERALKTAKPGTAEFRTALRDAILSTKELPGVHAVYNFKPGAVTGVDERSLVVVRLTGGAWKYAP, encoded by the coding sequence ATGCGCAAGACTCTGAGCCTACTCGCACTTGTCGCCGGACTCTTCGCAGCGCCGGCTGCGCAGGCCGACATCACCATCGGCTTCGTCACCTCGCTGAGCGGCAACGGCTCGTCGATCGGAATCCCCTATGGGCGCGGCATCAATGCCGCCTATGAATACAGGAAGACCATCAACGGCGAGACCATTCGCCTGATCCAGCTCGACGACGGCTCCGACCCGTCGGCCGCGACCCGCAATGCGCGCAAGCTGGTGGAAGAAGAGAAGGTGGACCTCCTGATCGGCACGGCCACGGCGCCCTCGACCATCGCCATGGCGGCGGTGGCGAGCGAGCTGAAAGTGCCGATGATCGCGGTCTCGCCGATCGGCAAGCTGCCGGATACGCCGGAGCAGTGGGTGGTGTCGGTGCCGCAGCCGGCCTCTCTCCTCGTCAAGATCGTCGCCGACCGCATGAAGCGCGACGGCATGAAGAACATCGGCTATGTCGGCTTCTCCGATGCCTGGGGCGACCTCGTCTACAACGGCGCCAAGGCCGCCGAGGCCGCCGGCGACATCAAGATTCAGACCAACGAGCGCTATGCCCGCACCGACACCTCGGTCACCGCGCAGATTCTCAAGGTGATGGCCGCACGTCCCGACGCCGTGCTGGACGGCGGCTCGGGTACGCAAGGCGCGCTGCCGCTCATCACGCTCGCCGAGCGGGGCTTCAAGGGAAACACCTACGGCACGGTGGCACTCGTCAATCCGGACTTCGTCAACGTCGGCGGCAAGGCGGCCGACGGCATTCAGGTCTCCGCGGGTCCCGTGATCGTCGCCGAGCAGCTTCCCGACGAGCACTTTGCCAAGAAGATCGCGCTGGATTTCCGCAGCGTATACCAGAAGACGCATAACATCCCGACCACCGACGGCTTCTCCGCCTATTCCTTCGACGCCTGGCTGATCTTCGCCAACGCCGCCGAGCGCGCGTTGAAGACCGCCAAGCCCGGAACGGCGGAATTCCGCACGGCGCTGCGGGACGCGATCCTCAGCACCAAGGAGCTGCCGGGCGTGCATGCCGTCTACAATTTCAAGCCCGGTGCGGTCACCGGTGTCGACGAGCGCTCGCTCGTCGTGGTGCGCCTGACCGGCGGCGCCTGGAAGTACGCGCCATAA